One region of Flavobacterium sp. KACC 22763 genomic DNA includes:
- a CDS encoding SusD/RagB family nutrient-binding outer membrane lipoprotein: MKKIKITAILLLLTGLTISCTGGYEELNENPNLITEISPGTLINPIIYGIASQNATQSVDVTFNLMQVSLPFPSISGGLHRYDVSNNIGNSAWNNYYKWLNNIREMRMASVKAGDGNYEAVALTLNALVYANLTDLFGPVPMTEAARGEDGILYPKYDTQEFIYETLLADLERANTLYDTSKAMIYTEDILFQNNVLKWKKFTNSLKMRLLLRVSNRTEIGAFAKLAYMADHPEIYPVFTNTAESAILKVTGVSPNVSPWGRPQDFNLNIKMASFFIDNLNTLEDPRRAIIATGATALVTNAPIGFKGITSAYAGSDSQFKYNASTLLNMQAQNPMQIFLLTYAEVEFIKAELAQRGLITDAAGHYEKGVRAAIEQVKAVVPATYFNKPEAQYNGTLERIMLQKYYALYFTDYQQWFEYRRTGLPVLPTTSAMLNGGVMPSRFTYPDNQQIKNTENYHQAVEMVGGDNINTKVWWDK, encoded by the coding sequence ATGAAAAAGATAAAAATTACAGCAATACTATTACTGCTTACAGGACTGACTATTTCTTGTACAGGAGGTTATGAAGAACTAAACGAGAATCCTAATCTGATTACAGAGATAAGCCCGGGTACTTTAATTAATCCGATTATTTACGGAATTGCTTCTCAAAACGCAACGCAGAGTGTAGATGTCACTTTCAATTTAATGCAGGTTTCGCTTCCTTTTCCAAGCATCTCGGGAGGTTTGCACCGTTATGATGTGAGCAACAATATTGGAAACTCAGCATGGAATAATTATTACAAATGGCTTAACAATATTAGAGAAATGCGCATGGCTTCTGTAAAGGCTGGAGACGGCAATTATGAAGCAGTTGCGTTAACGCTAAATGCTTTGGTGTATGCGAATCTTACGGATCTTTTCGGACCAGTTCCCATGACTGAAGCAGCGCGTGGAGAAGATGGCATTTTATATCCAAAGTATGATACCCAAGAGTTTATTTATGAAACACTTTTGGCCGATTTAGAAAGAGCCAATACGCTTTACGATACGAGTAAAGCAATGATTTATACAGAAGATATTTTGTTTCAAAATAATGTTCTAAAATGGAAGAAGTTTACAAATTCCTTAAAAATGAGATTGCTTTTGCGAGTTTCAAACAGAACAGAAATTGGAGCTTTTGCAAAATTGGCTTATATGGCAGATCATCCTGAGATTTATCCTGTTTTTACCAATACGGCTGAGAGTGCTATTTTGAAAGTAACGGGTGTCTCTCCAAATGTTTCTCCGTGGGGAAGACCGCAGGATTTTAACCTGAACATCAAAATGGCTTCCTTTTTTATTGATAATTTGAATACGTTGGAAGACCCGAGAAGAGCAATAATTGCTACTGGGGCAACGGCTTTGGTTACCAATGCGCCAATCGGATTTAAAGGAATTACAAGCGCTTATGCAGGTTCAGATTCGCAGTTCAAATACAATGCTTCGACACTTTTGAACATGCAAGCGCAAAACCCGATGCAGATATTTCTCTTAACGTATGCCGAAGTTGAATTTATCAAAGCAGAATTAGCACAGAGAGGGCTTATCACCGATGCGGCTGGACATTATGAAAAAGGTGTTAGAGCAGCCATAGAACAAGTAAAAGCTGTAGTTCCAGCGACTTATTTTAACAAACCAGAAGCTCAGTATAATGGAACATTAGAAAGAATTATGCTCCAGAAATATTACGCCTTATATTTTACAGATTACCAGCAATGGTTTGAATACCGCAGAACAGGATTGCCTGTATTGCCAACAACATCTGCAATGCTAAATGGAGGAGTTATGCCGTCAAGGTTTACCTACCCAGACAATCAGCAGATTAAAAATACCGAAAACTATCACCAAGCAGTTGAAATGGTTGGAGGAGATAATATCAATACGAAAGTTTGGTGGGATAAATAA